The Pseudalkalibacillus hwajinpoensis DNA window TAAAACATTATCCAGGAAGAAAGACGAGCTTCTTGAAAATGTGAAGAATGAATCGAATTACCTTACAGTAACCAACTATGAGAATATGATTGAGAGTTTTTTGCTTGAGTGTGACATTACTGTTCAAGCTTTTCAAAGACAGGACATCAATCAGTACTCAGGTCATTTGAATGAATCAGCCCAGATTTCAAAGTATATTCAGGAGACCACACTGACCCTTATTAACTCGGAGCTCACAGAATACCGATCGTTTTATAACCAGATGGATCAGAAAAGTAATTATTTACAATGGATGGGCATCTCTCTATTCGTATCGATGATTTTGTTTAGTCTTGTCATGGCATTCTGGTTTTCTCGCGGCATTACTGCTCCTATCCATGAGCTTGCTGCTGCAGCTCGTAAACTCTCAAAAGGAGATTTCACTGCTGAAAAGGTCGTTGTTAAATCCAAGAATGAACTTCAATTGCTCGCAGATACATTCTATCGGATGCAGGAAAACATAAGAGGTTTAATTAAAGAAATCAAGCAAAAGTCTGAACTCGATCAGCTTTTAAAAGAAATGGAGCTTAAGAGTCTTCAAAGTCAGATCAACCCACATTTTCTATTCAACACGTTAAACACGATCTCACGGAGAGCCTATATTGAAGGAGCCGATCGAACGAGTGAGCTTATTGAATCTGTTTCAGCATTACTTCGTTACAATCTTGGAAATCTTAATAAAGATGTGACGCTAAGAGATGAAATCAATATTGTAAAAGAGTACTTTTTTATCCAACAGTCCCGGTTTGGTGATCGTGTGTCCTTTGATGTCATTACAGATGATGAGGTGCTTGATTGTAAAATCCCCGTGCTCACGTTACAGCCGATTGTGGAAAATGCGTTTATTCACGGAGTTGAAGCATACGAAGAAGGCGGGAAAATTGCCTTACACGTCTATGCGATTCAGGGAGAAGTGGTCGTTGAAGTGATTGACAATGGTGTAGGAATGGCTAAGGAACGTTTAGTAGAAATTCTCTCAGATGAAGAAAGAGTAGAACAGGAGAACAGACGGGGACACTCCACTGGTCTTGGTATGAAAAACGTGAAGAAACGAATTGAACTTTTTACCAGTCAGGCTGGAAAAATGACGGTTGAATCTTCTCCAGAATCAGGGACGATTGTCCGTTTGAATCTGCCTTATTCCGTCGTCAGAGGAGGCGAGCGATATGCTTAAAGTGATGGTAGTCGATGATGAGCAAGTAGAAAGGGAAGCGCTCGGGACGATGATCACACGTGAATATGGAGATCATGTCACCATTAAAGAAGCGAAAAATGGACGAGAAGCGATAGAACGTGCGGGAATTTTTCAACCGGATATTATGTTCATGGATATTAAAATGCCGGGGATCGATGGGGTTGAAGCAGTTAAAACCATTAAAAAGCAACTGCCTGGTGTTCGCTTTATTATGCTGTCTGCCTTCGATACATTCGACTATGCGCGAGAGGTTATGCAGCAGGGGGTGAAGGAATATTTACTAAAGCCAGGACGCAAAAAGGAAATTCTTGCTGCGTTTGAGCGAATTTCAGCCGAGCTTATGGTTGAACGAAAGCAGCAGGCTGAAAAAGTACATATGGAGCATCAACTTGCGAAAGCCATTCATTTCCTTGAGAGCGAGTGGGTGAACTCTATATTGATGAATCAAGTGACGGAATTTAGTCCAGATGAGTGGAGTGAACTGCTCGGTGTTCCTCTAACAGCAGGGTTTGCCCTTGTGTTTAAATTTCCCGGTGAAGACGACAAGGTGTGGAGTGACATGTGTCATCGGATAAAGAAAAAGATGAAAGAGAGGGGCCCTGGTGAAGTAATGTTTGGTGTGCGAGAGAAGCGCTACTTTCCATGTTTTCTTTTTAGCGAAACCCTTAAAGAGAAGGATAAGCGGATCAAAGGAATACTACAGCCGTATCTTAGGAATCTGCTTCATCAGTTTTCAAAAGAGTTCGATGCTGCCGTATGTGCTGGAATAGGACGACCTTATACAGTAGCATCTCAGTATGTCGACTCTTATCGAGAAGCACTTCATGCTGTTAATACGGTGGCTCACGATGACGAAGTCACCTATGTGTTCTATCAGGAAGGAAACAACCTCATACATCAAGAACAGGATGTGATCCACGAGCAGGAAACGAAACTTATTACTGCGATTAATAATGGAGACTTTGCGAAAGCCACACAGGAATTGGAGTTTTATTTTGAGGCGTTATCAGGATTTGAGTGTGCAGGATTTGTCCAAAAGTTAAATGAACTTTTCCTTGTTGCAGAGCGCATGATGAAGAATAATGGCATCTCCCTCGCTTCTTATACATATCTTCATGCAGAAAACATAAAAGATGGTAGAAAGTTTGCAAGAGAAAAGCTGCATAAGTTAAATGAAAGTGTGCAGTCGTGGCGTTCAATGCATGGCGGAGATCGTTTAGAACAGGTGAAGCAATACATTCACCTCCATTACCATGAACAGTTAACCCTCGAGGATGCTGCTGAGCACGTTCGTCTCAGTCCTTATTATGTAAGCAAATTATTTAAAGACAGGAGCGGCATGACATTTATTGACTACGTCACTGAAGTAAGGGTTGAAGCGGCAAAGCGTACGATGATTGATCCTTTAAAAAGCCTTAAAGAAATTTGTTATGAGGTTGGGTACAAAGATCCTAACTATTTTAGTAGAGTGTTTAAACGAAAAACAGGTGTGTCTCCATCGCAGTACCGTGATAGGTTAAACGTTATTAAGTCATAAAAGCTCTGTTAGCTCGTCCAGCTAACAGAGCATAAAAGGCCACAGGTTTCATATGGCCGGACCATCTTTAATAATGCCTTTTTTTACATAGTTTGAAATCGAGTTCACCTCTTTCAATACTCGTGCTTTCTCAATAGGATCTGTCCACCAATTCGAACGCTGTCCTACTTTGCGATCATCTGCACAGAGTGTGTAATCAATCCAGTCAGGCATGTACGTTTTTAACGTTAATAAACAGCGTTTCATATGGAAAGGCGAGCTTACAATCAGCAGCCTTTTTAACGTATGCAGACCGAATGCCCGTTGAAGGACCATAAGCGAAGCTAACACATTTTCAGTTGTGTTGGCCGCTTCAAGTTCAAGAAGAATGTGTTCCTCGCGCACACCTAAATCAATCAGATGATTTCTCATCCAGATAGCTTCAGGTGTCTCATTTTCCCCCCATCGTGCTGCCGATCCTGTTACAAGGATAGCGGGAGCGCGCTTATTGTGATACAATCTGGCTGCCTTTTCGACTCGATGAATGGTTTTCGCACCAAATATGAGAATACAGTCCCCAGACTTTCCGTCATCGCTCGTGTCATCAAACATAAAAGTCGTCAGCTCTTCTATTGATAGACGATCAGTGTTCATTTCTGATAACCTCATTGCTCTCTCTCCTCGTCCTATACGATCAATTCTTCTCTTACTATCACATTCGACTCTATCCAGTAAAAGACCTTTTATCCCAGCCTTAAGGGTCAGTAAAACCCCCACCTCAAAATGTAAATCAATCGAGACGTTTAGGTGGGGGTCAACTGCCCCTAAAGGTCCGATTGGTTCAACTAACCATCAGAGGGGGATGAAGCAAAACCCCCTCTGAAGGAAGTTTCACATGATCCTCCTGAACGTAAGAAGCTTCAGGATATGTACTAGCTTATGTATACGACCACAAGAAAGTGAAGATGATGACAAAAATATGAAGGCGCTTACAAAGTTAGTGCGTAATCCCCTTTGATAAACTAATAGTAATAAATGACCTGGGGGGATTTAACGTATGAGAGGTAGATTTAGTAAGTTCACGGGATGGTTTCTTGTTCTCATTTTGGCACTTGTGCCGCTTGCTGCCTGTTCTAGTTCCGGAGAAACGAATAGTAGCGGAAGCGAGGGAGGCTCCGGAGGTGAGGAAACACTGGATATTTTCAGCTGGTGGACAGGAGCTGGTGAAGAAGACGGTCTGAATGCGTTAATCGACTTATTTAAGGAAAAATATCCAGATATTGAAGTAGAAAATGCAGCTGTTGCTGGAGGAGCAGGTACAAATGCAAAGGCAGTCCTTGCTAGCCGTATGCAGGGTGACGATCCTCCCGCAACGTTCCAGGTTCACGGTGGTTCCGAGCTAAATGATGGTTGGGTAGCTGCGGGAAAAATGGAAACGCTTAACGACCTTTATGAAGCTGAAGGATGGGAAGATAAGTTTCCTGAGGATTTAATTGAGCTAGTTAGTAAAGATGGCGATATTTACTCTGTGCCAGTTAATATTCACCGCGGAAATGTGCTCTGGTACAACACGAAAGTATTTGAAGAGAATGGCGTAGAGCCGCCTGCCACGTTCGAAGAGTTTTTCACCGCTGCCGATAAGCTTCAAGAAGCTGGCGTAACACCGCTTGCACTTGGAGACAAAGAACCATGGACTGCGACTCATCTATTTGAAACGGCGCTTCTAGGTACACTTGGAGCAGATGATTATAAAAAGCTGTTTACTGGTGAGCTGTCCTTTAGCGATCCTAAAGTAAAAGAAGCCGTTGAAAATTTCAAGAAAATGCTAGGCTATATAAATGAAGATCATAGCTCGAGAAACTGGCAGGATGCTTCTCAGCTTGTCGCAGATGGTGAAGCTGCTATGAATGTGATGGGAGATTGGGCAAAAGGTTATTTTGTAAACGATCTTAACCTAAAAGTGAAAGAAGACTTTGGGTGGGTAGCAACGCCAGGTACAGACGGTATGTTTATGGTTATCACAGATACATTTGGCCTGCCAAAAGGCGTTTCAAATCCTGAAGACGTTAAGAAATTCTTATCTGTACTCGGTTCTGTTGAAGGACAGGATGCGTTTAATCCTTTAAAAGGGTCCATTCCTGCTCGTGTCGATGCGGATCTATCGAACTATGATGAGTATGGAAAAGAAACAATTGAAGACTTTAAGAGTGCAAGTCTAGCACCAAGCCTTGCGCACGGATCTGCAGCACCTGAAGGCTTTGTTACAAAAGTGAATCAGGCGATTAATATCTTTGTTACCCAACAGGAGGTTGATCAGTTCATTAGCTCGTTGGAAGATGCGTCTGGTGATCTAAAGTAAAAAAAGCTGGGAGAAGGATCGTTCTTCTCCCTTTTTCTATAGCGGGAGGAAATAAACTATGAAAAGTGAAACGACGGTGGAACAGTCAGTACGTACAGCAACAACTCGCAAAAGGCGTTCTTTAACGAAAGACCACTGGCTTGCGATTGGCTTCCTTGTTCCTTCGATTCTATTAGTCGGTGTTTTCGTATACGGGTTTATAGGCTGGACCGGTTATGTATCGTTGAGCAATTGGAACTCGCTTGTGCCGGATTTTTCATTCGTTGGACTTAAAAATTATATTTACCTGTTTGGTGACTTTCGCTTTCAGGCTGATTTGAGGAATACGTTATTTTTTACGATTCTCTTTATTCTAGCGGTCATTGTTGTTGGTCAATTTCTTGCGATTCTTCTTGATCAAAAAATTCAGCAGGAGTCCCTGTTCAGAAACATTTTCTTCTTTCCAATGGCGCTTTCCTTCGTCGTAACAGGGGTTGTGTGGCAGTGGTTGCTAAACCCTTCAACCGGAGTGAATCTGTTTCTTGAAAAGATAGGACTTGATTCCAAATGGTATACCGATACGACCATTTTCCCCGCAATTGGCTGGGGGAAGATTGAGTTTGGAATCCCTATTGCAATGATTGCGGTTGTGATTGCAGCTGTCTGGCAAATGACCGGCTTCTCTGTTGCGATGTATCTTGCCGGTTTACGTGGCGTTCCGGAAGAAGTACGTGAAGCGGCACGAATGGATGGCGCAAATGAATTTCAAGTGTACTGGAAAATCATTATGCCAATTCTTCGACCGATTACGGTAAGCGTTATTATCATTATGGCACACATCTCATTGAAGATTTTCGATTTGATTTATGCCATGACCGGTCCTGGAGCGAATTTTGTTACAGATGTTCCCGGTGTATATATGTATGAGACAACGTTCCGCGGAAACTACTATGCGAACGGTGCCGCGATTGCAATTGTGATGCTTCTTGCCGTAGCAATCTTTATTGTTCCTTATCTTTGGTCGAGTCGAAAGGGGGAAGCATAATGGCGCTAAGATCGTTCACACGCCCGCTTCTTTATGTGCTACTAATCGCTTTATCATGTTTTTATTTGATGCCCGTTTACGTCATGATTATTACGAGTCTCAAACCACTTGATGAAGTAACGTTAAGTCAGATGTGGCAGCTACCAACTACATTTGATTTTAGCAGCTATGCAGAAGCTTTTACGAAGCTTGCTCCGAATCTATTAAATAGTTTTTATCTCGTTATTCCAGCAACTTTCCTATCTGCCCTTATTGGCTCTTTAAACGGATATGTTCTTTCAAAGTGGAAATTTAAAGGTGCAAACGCATTGTTTACGATTATTTTATTTGGAATGTTTATTCCTTATCAGAGCATTTTAATTCCGCTTATTCAATTCCTTAGAGAAATTGGGCTCTATAACTCGATTGCTGGACTGGTGTTTGTTCATGTGGTGTACGGCATTCCAATTACAACACTTATGTTTCGGAATTTTTATGCGAGTATACCGGATTCTATGATTGAATCTGCGAAAATTGATGGTGCTGGATTTATCGGAATCTATCGTTTCATTATGGTACCCCTGTCGATTACGGGATTTGTTGTTGTCGCAATCTGGCAGTTTACGAATATCTGGAATGAATTCCTGTTCGCCGTAACCATTACAACATCTGATCAGCAGCCTGTTATGGTAGCCCTTCAGAACTTATCCGGCAGTCAGATTGTTCAGTGGAATGTTCAGATGGCAGGTGCGCTTCTTGCCGCACTTCCAACCTTACTTGTATACATTTTCCTCGGGAAATTCTTTGTGAAAGGACTGCTTGCCGGTTCTGTAAAAGGATAATTAGAGAGATTGAAAAGAGCAGCAGATGCTGTTCTTTTTTGTTTGAAATATAATCAAAATAGAGGAATTTTGACTCTCAATCTTGAAATTTGTTAGAATAGTGCGAAAAATGGGTAAGGTTTACGAAAATATGATACATAAGTGGAGGGGGAGTGCGAGTGTTTAATTCGTATAAGATCGATGGGTATTTTGATGAAATGCTTGAAAACGGCAAGGAACCGAGAGGGCATTGCAAGCCATTCCATGAAAAGATAAACGAAGTTTCACCTGAAGAACTTCAATCGAGATATGAGCTTGCGCAGAGTGATTTTCTCCGTCAGGGCATTACGTTTACCGTTTATAGTGATAACGAAGGAACTGAACGAACGATGCCGTTTGATTTTGTTCCGAAAATTATTCCTCCAGAAGAATGGCAGGAGCTTGAACGCGGATTAATGCAGCGATTTGATGCGCTTAATGCCTTTCTTGATGATGTTTATCATGAACAAAACATTTTAAAAGACGGCATCATTCCGCGTGATATTGTGGTAAATTGCCAGCATTTCTTCCACCAGGTCGCAGGCATTGACCTTCCTAGAAGGCAGCACATTTTTATGGCGGGCATCGATTTGATTCGAGATGACAGTGGAGAATATCGTGTATTAGAAGATAATCTCCGCAATCCTTCTGGCCTCTCTTATGTCTTCCAGAACCGATATGTCATGCGAAAAGTTTATCCGGAATTTTTTAACCAGTATTCTGTTCAATCGCTTGAACAGCAGTTCTCATATCTTCACTCAGCGATGGCTTCACTCGCACCAGAGAGCAGTCAAAATCCTACGATTGTATTGCTAACGCCAGGCGTGCATAACTCTGCTTATTATGATCATTCTTTCATTGCTCAAAGAACGGGGATTGAGCTTGTTGAAGGTAGAGATCTTGTCGTCCGTGAGCGTGAAGTATATATGAAAACGGCTCGTGGCTTGAAAAAAGTAGACGTCATTTATCGTAGAATCGACGATGAATTCCTGGATCCATTAGAATTTCGTGAGGACTCTCTTATAGGAGTTCCAGGACTAATTGATGTTTATCGAGCAGGAAACGTCTCGATTCTAAACGGGATTGGAAATGGTGTGGCAGATGATAAAGCGATTTATCATTTTGTTCCTGATATGATCCGCTATTATTTAAATGAAGAACCACTCGTAAAGAATGTCGACACCTATCTCCTTAGATATGAAGATCAGTTGAACTATGTGCTTGATCATCTTTCTGAACTGGTCGTTAAACATACAAATGCTTCAGGTGGCTATAACATGTTAATTGGTCCGCATGCCACTCCGGAAGAGATCGAAGCTTACAGGAAGCAGATTCTTGAAAATCCATCTGAATTTATCGCCCAGCCAACGATTAAGCTATCGCGACTTCCAGCCTTTAAGGAGGATCGCTTTGCAGCATGCCATGTCGATCTTCGCGTCTTTATTTTTGGAGGAGAAAAGACCCATGTATTCCCGGGTGGACTCACACGTGTGGCGTTGAAAGAAGGTTCCCTCGTAGTGAATTCTTCACAGGGCGGCGGTGCGAAGGATACGTGGGTACTTGAAGAAAATCCGATTAATGTGTAAATAAGGGAAGGAGTGGCATTCATGCTCAGCCGAGTGGCAGATTCACTGTATTGGTTAACACGAAATGTAGAACGTGCAGAAAACAATGCGAGGTTAATTGCGGTTAAGTTGACGAGTCGTCTTGAGAATGCGAATCCGATTGAGGAAATGAATCAAAACTGGTATGAGCTTATTGAGATAAGTGGGTTTCAGGAAGTATTTGATCAGAAGTATGAGCGTTCAAGCGACCATAATGTGATAGAATTTCTACTTTTTTCAATGGAAAATCCGAACTCGATTTTAAATGCGATAACGATCGGAAGAGAAAACGCTCGTGCTGTCCGTGAAATCATCCCCAACGAACTATGGGAAAGCATTAATTCGTTTTATTTAAAATTAAAGCGACATAGCCATACTCCCTGGACAATGGATGATGTCAGTGACATCTGTGAACTTGTGAAGAAGGAATCACTGCTTTTTCAGGGAATCGTGGAAGCAACAATGCCACGAGGAGATGCTTATCTTTTCATGGAAATGGGTAAACATCTGGAAAGAGCTGAGAAAGCAGCCCGCATATTGGACGTCTACTATCATAAAGATTTAGAAAGCTATCAGAATAAGGAAATTGTTGAGTATCATCACTGGTGGTCTGTTCTTCAATCGGTTAGTGGCCATGAAGCGTATATTAAAACGTACAGACCGCTGATCAAGAGTCGTAATGTAGCAGAATTTTTCATTTTGAACGCAGAATTTCCTCGCTCGATGATGTACTGCATTCAGAAGGTCCGTAATGCCTTCGTAGCGCTTGAAGATGGTCATGTTGAACATTACTCAGAATCGCTTGCACAGGAACTGGAGCACCTGGCGAATGATTTGTATGACTTTTCAATTGAAGAAATTCTGGGCCAGGGCGCCCATACATTTCTTCAAAGCTTTCAGCACAGGTGCATGACAATTGGCATGCATATTACAAAAACCTATTATCTGGGGGAAGTTGTGATACCATGAAATACGAAGTTACCCAAACGAACACCTACCAATATGATTTGCCAGTAAGGCAGAGTATTAATCAGTTCAGGTTGAGGCCACTTCATGATCAGCAGCAGACGCTTCACGCCTACAACGTTCTGATTAACCCTGTTAGTGAAACTTATGGCCATACGGATTATTGGGGTAATTATGTTGAAACGTTCTATCTGTGGGGGGAGCATCAGGACCTTGAGATTGAAACGGTATCTACAGTGGAAATACAACCTCTCAACATTGATGTCACCTTACCACTTACTGATGAACAGCGAAATGAACTCCATTCTGAGTCGTTCAAGCAAGCTCATAATGAGTTTATGGTCGAAACGGAATATACAACGATCTCAAACCGTGTGATGGAAGAGGAAACAGCAAGCCTCTTGGAAAACGCCAGAGATGAGCTTGATTTTGCTGTGAAGTTAAACGAACATATTTATAACACAATGGAATATGTTTCTGGAGCAACAAACGTTGAAACAACAGCAGAGAAAATTTTAACGCACAGGACAGGCGTTTGTCAGGATTACACCCATCTTATGCTTGCGCTTTGCAGGTATCGGGGTATCCCTGCCCGCTATGTAAGCGGTTATATCTACATTGGTGAAAATTCAGCTTACCGCGGAGATGCCGCTACGCATGCATGGCTTGAAGTGAAGTTTCCGGGATTACCATGGATCGGGCTCGACCCTACTAATAACGCAATTGCAGCCGAACAGCATATTCGTATTGCGGTAGGTCGGGATTATCGTGACATTTCTCCGTTAAAAGGTGTCTATATTGGCGGGGCACATACGCTTAACGTAAGCGTTGGCGTGAAAAATTTAGAAGAGCGGGTCAGCGGGTAAGAATGCTGCCCGTTTTTTTAGTTCCACGTTACTTGTGAACCCAGCCTTAAGGGTCAGTAAAACCCACACCTAAAGTATAAATCAATCGAGACGTTTAGGTGGGGG harbors:
- a CDS encoding ABC transporter substrate-binding protein, whose protein sequence is MRGRFSKFTGWFLVLILALVPLAACSSSGETNSSGSEGGSGGEETLDIFSWWTGAGEEDGLNALIDLFKEKYPDIEVENAAVAGGAGTNAKAVLASRMQGDDPPATFQVHGGSELNDGWVAAGKMETLNDLYEAEGWEDKFPEDLIELVSKDGDIYSVPVNIHRGNVLWYNTKVFEENGVEPPATFEEFFTAADKLQEAGVTPLALGDKEPWTATHLFETALLGTLGADDYKKLFTGELSFSDPKVKEAVENFKKMLGYINEDHSSRNWQDASQLVADGEAAMNVMGDWAKGYFVNDLNLKVKEDFGWVATPGTDGMFMVITDTFGLPKGVSNPEDVKKFLSVLGSVEGQDAFNPLKGSIPARVDADLSNYDEYGKETIEDFKSASLAPSLAHGSAAPEGFVTKVNQAINIFVTQQEVDQFISSLEDASGDLK
- a CDS encoding YdcF family protein, translated to MRLSEMNTDRLSIEELTTFMFDDTSDDGKSGDCILIFGAKTIHRVEKAARLYHNKRAPAILVTGSAARWGENETPEAIWMRNHLIDLGVREEHILLELEAANTTENVLASLMVLQRAFGLHTLKRLLIVSSPFHMKRCLLTLKTYMPDWIDYTLCADDRKVGQRSNWWTDPIEKARVLKEVNSISNYVKKGIIKDGPAI
- a CDS encoding carbohydrate ABC transporter permease; translated protein: MALRSFTRPLLYVLLIALSCFYLMPVYVMIITSLKPLDEVTLSQMWQLPTTFDFSSYAEAFTKLAPNLLNSFYLVIPATFLSALIGSLNGYVLSKWKFKGANALFTIILFGMFIPYQSILIPLIQFLREIGLYNSIAGLVFVHVVYGIPITTLMFRNFYASIPDSMIESAKIDGAGFIGIYRFIMVPLSITGFVVVAIWQFTNIWNEFLFAVTITTSDQQPVMVALQNLSGSQIVQWNVQMAGALLAALPTLLVYIFLGKFFVKGLLAGSVKG
- a CDS encoding transglutaminase family protein, translating into MKYEVTQTNTYQYDLPVRQSINQFRLRPLHDQQQTLHAYNVLINPVSETYGHTDYWGNYVETFYLWGEHQDLEIETVSTVEIQPLNIDVTLPLTDEQRNELHSESFKQAHNEFMVETEYTTISNRVMEEETASLLENARDELDFAVKLNEHIYNTMEYVSGATNVETTAEKILTHRTGVCQDYTHLMLALCRYRGIPARYVSGYIYIGENSAYRGDAATHAWLEVKFPGLPWIGLDPTNNAIAAEQHIRIAVGRDYRDISPLKGVYIGGAHTLNVSVGVKNLEERVSG
- a CDS encoding circularly permuted type 2 ATP-grasp protein, with translation MFNSYKIDGYFDEMLENGKEPRGHCKPFHEKINEVSPEELQSRYELAQSDFLRQGITFTVYSDNEGTERTMPFDFVPKIIPPEEWQELERGLMQRFDALNAFLDDVYHEQNILKDGIIPRDIVVNCQHFFHQVAGIDLPRRQHIFMAGIDLIRDDSGEYRVLEDNLRNPSGLSYVFQNRYVMRKVYPEFFNQYSVQSLEQQFSYLHSAMASLAPESSQNPTIVLLTPGVHNSAYYDHSFIAQRTGIELVEGRDLVVREREVYMKTARGLKKVDVIYRRIDDEFLDPLEFREDSLIGVPGLIDVYRAGNVSILNGIGNGVADDKAIYHFVPDMIRYYLNEEPLVKNVDTYLLRYEDQLNYVLDHLSELVVKHTNASGGYNMLIGPHATPEEIEAYRKQILENPSEFIAQPTIKLSRLPAFKEDRFAACHVDLRVFIFGGEKTHVFPGGLTRVALKEGSLVVNSSQGGGAKDTWVLEENPINV
- a CDS encoding response regulator, encoding MLKVMVVDDEQVEREALGTMITREYGDHVTIKEAKNGREAIERAGIFQPDIMFMDIKMPGIDGVEAVKTIKKQLPGVRFIMLSAFDTFDYAREVMQQGVKEYLLKPGRKKEILAAFERISAELMVERKQQAEKVHMEHQLAKAIHFLESEWVNSILMNQVTEFSPDEWSELLGVPLTAGFALVFKFPGEDDKVWSDMCHRIKKKMKERGPGEVMFGVREKRYFPCFLFSETLKEKDKRIKGILQPYLRNLLHQFSKEFDAAVCAGIGRPYTVASQYVDSYREALHAVNTVAHDDEVTYVFYQEGNNLIHQEQDVIHEQETKLITAINNGDFAKATQELEFYFEALSGFECAGFVQKLNELFLVAERMMKNNGISLASYTYLHAENIKDGRKFAREKLHKLNESVQSWRSMHGGDRLEQVKQYIHLHYHEQLTLEDAAEHVRLSPYYVSKLFKDRSGMTFIDYVTEVRVEAAKRTMIDPLKSLKEICYEVGYKDPNYFSRVFKRKTGVSPSQYRDRLNVIKS
- a CDS encoding carbohydrate ABC transporter permease; amino-acid sequence: MKSETTVEQSVRTATTRKRRSLTKDHWLAIGFLVPSILLVGVFVYGFIGWTGYVSLSNWNSLVPDFSFVGLKNYIYLFGDFRFQADLRNTLFFTILFILAVIVVGQFLAILLDQKIQQESLFRNIFFFPMALSFVVTGVVWQWLLNPSTGVNLFLEKIGLDSKWYTDTTIFPAIGWGKIEFGIPIAMIAVVIAAVWQMTGFSVAMYLAGLRGVPEEVREAARMDGANEFQVYWKIIMPILRPITVSVIIIMAHISLKIFDLIYAMTGPGANFVTDVPGVYMYETTFRGNYYANGAAIAIVMLLAVAIFIVPYLWSSRKGEA
- a CDS encoding alpha-E domain-containing protein gives rise to the protein MLSRVADSLYWLTRNVERAENNARLIAVKLTSRLENANPIEEMNQNWYELIEISGFQEVFDQKYERSSDHNVIEFLLFSMENPNSILNAITIGRENARAVREIIPNELWESINSFYLKLKRHSHTPWTMDDVSDICELVKKESLLFQGIVEATMPRGDAYLFMEMGKHLERAEKAARILDVYYHKDLESYQNKEIVEYHHWWSVLQSVSGHEAYIKTYRPLIKSRNVAEFFILNAEFPRSMMYCIQKVRNAFVALEDGHVEHYSESLAQELEHLANDLYDFSIEEILGQGAHTFLQSFQHRCMTIGMHITKTYYLGEVVIP
- a CDS encoding sensor histidine kinase: MKIQARFILFFTLLVVLMNGVAFYLFHNSQRTIDDYHTSFQRFIVLNELSQQTNKVYEAMNAYLTERTQNELKAYAEERKTLSRKKDELLENVKNESNYLTVTNYENMIESFLLECDITVQAFQRQDINQYSGHLNESAQISKYIQETTLTLINSELTEYRSFYNQMDQKSNYLQWMGISLFVSMILFSLVMAFWFSRGITAPIHELAAAARKLSKGDFTAEKVVVKSKNELQLLADTFYRMQENIRGLIKEIKQKSELDQLLKEMELKSLQSQINPHFLFNTLNTISRRAYIEGADRTSELIESVSALLRYNLGNLNKDVTLRDEINIVKEYFFIQQSRFGDRVSFDVITDDEVLDCKIPVLTLQPIVENAFIHGVEAYEEGGKIALHVYAIQGEVVVEVIDNGVGMAKERLVEILSDEERVEQENRRGHSTGLGMKNVKKRIELFTSQAGKMTVESSPESGTIVRLNLPYSVVRGGERYA